In Bos mutus isolate GX-2022 chromosome 10, NWIPB_WYAK_1.1, whole genome shotgun sequence, a single window of DNA contains:
- the LOC102283375 gene encoding HIG1 domain family member 1A, mitochondrial, giving the protein MSSDTDISLSSYDEDQGSKLIRKAREAPFVPIGMAGFAAIVAYGLYRLKSRGHTKMSVHLIHMRVAAQGFVVGAMTLGMGYSLYQEFWGKPKP; this is encoded by the coding sequence ATGTCAAGCGACacagatatttctctttcttcatatgATGAAGATCAGGGATCTAAACTTATCCGAAAAGCTAGAGAGGCACCATTTGTCCCCATTGGAATGGCAGGTTTTGCAGCAATTGTTGCATATGGATTATATAGATTGAAGAGCAGGGGACATACTAAAATGTCTGTTCACCTGATCCACATGCGTGTGGCAGCCCAAGGCTTTGTTGTGGGAGCAATGACTCTTGGTATGGGCTATTCCCTGTATCAAGAATTCTGGGGGAAACCTAAACCTTAG